The proteins below are encoded in one region of Neisseria macacae ATCC 33926:
- a CDS encoding autotransporter assembly complex protein TamA yields MTRLTSPILIASLALAYGHATAADLPRAEDYEPIPGFKQGGQSEQAAKAGKLTPKFPVKIETKNSEVKSMLEEYLPLITQQQDEELDKEQVGFLAEETPDNVKTMLKTKGYFNGNVNVQDNGSSYTVAVNPGPRTKIDNVSVAILGDILSDNNLAEYYQKAMANWQQPVGEYFDQDGWSGSKTSVLSAVTRKKYPLAKLSNSQATVNPNNNTADLNVTVESNRPIYFGDFEITGTRRYPENVVAGLARFKPGAPYDLDLLLDFQQALEQNGHYSGASVQADFDRLQGDRVPVKVNVTEVKRHKLETGIRYDSEYGLGGRIGYDYYNLFNKGYIGSVVWDMDKYETTLAAGISQPRNSEGKYWTTNTSYNRSTTQNLEKRALTSGIWRVRDRNGIESRLGIEFITEDRKVPNTNYDLGRSHATMLTASWKRQNIETELRPENGYYLDGKIGATLGNFLSSTTMARATARAGYFYTPENKKLGTFIVRGQAGYVYAREGEDVPSSLMFRTGGASSVRGYELDSIGLAGPNNSVLPDRALLVGSLEYQFPITKSVSGAVFHDVGDAAGNFKRMSMKHGTGLGVRWFSPVAPFSFDVAYGHQDKKLRWHISLGTRF; encoded by the coding sequence ATGACCAGACTGACTTCGCCCATCCTGATTGCCTCACTCGCCCTTGCCTACGGACACGCAACCGCAGCCGATCTGCCGCGTGCCGAAGACTACGAACCGATTCCCGGCTTCAAGCAGGGCGGGCAATCCGAGCAGGCTGCCAAAGCAGGCAAACTGACGCCCAAGTTTCCCGTCAAAATCGAAACCAAAAACAGCGAAGTCAAATCCATGCTCGAAGAATACCTGCCGCTGATTACCCAGCAGCAGGACGAAGAATTGGATAAAGAGCAGGTCGGCTTCCTCGCCGAAGAAACGCCCGACAACGTCAAAACCATGCTCAAAACCAAAGGCTATTTCAACGGCAACGTCAACGTCCAAGACAACGGTTCGAGCTACACCGTCGCCGTCAATCCCGGCCCGCGCACCAAAATCGACAACGTCAGCGTCGCCATCCTCGGCGACATCCTGTCAGACAACAACCTTGCCGAGTATTACCAAAAAGCCATGGCAAACTGGCAGCAGCCCGTTGGCGAATACTTTGACCAAGACGGCTGGAGCGGCAGCAAAACCTCCGTCCTCAGCGCAGTAACCCGCAAAAAATACCCGCTTGCCAAACTCAGCAACAGCCAAGCCACCGTCAATCCCAACAACAACACTGCCGATCTGAACGTTACCGTCGAAAGCAACCGCCCCATTTATTTCGGCGACTTTGAAATCACCGGCACCCGCCGCTATCCCGAAAACGTCGTCGCCGGCCTGGCACGTTTCAAACCCGGCGCGCCCTACGACCTCGACCTCTTGCTCGACTTCCAACAAGCGCTCGAACAAAACGGACATTACTCCGGCGCATCCGTTCAAGCCGACTTCGACCGCCTCCAAGGTGACCGCGTGCCCGTCAAAGTCAACGTCACCGAAGTCAAACGCCACAAACTCGAAACCGGTATCCGCTACGATTCCGAATACGGCCTCGGCGGACGCATCGGTTACGACTACTACAACCTCTTCAACAAAGGCTACATCGGTTCCGTCGTTTGGGACATGGACAAATATGAAACCACCCTCGCCGCCGGTATCAGCCAGCCGCGCAACAGCGAAGGCAAATACTGGACGACCAACACGTCCTACAACCGCTCGACCACCCAAAACCTTGAAAAACGCGCCCTGACCAGCGGTATTTGGCGCGTGCGCGACCGCAACGGCATCGAATCGCGCCTCGGTATCGAATTCATTACCGAAGACCGCAAAGTACCCAATACCAATTACGACCTCGGCCGCAGCCACGCCACCATGCTGACCGCCTCGTGGAAACGCCAAAACATCGAAACCGAGCTGCGTCCCGAAAACGGCTACTACCTCGACGGCAAAATCGGCGCAACACTGGGCAACTTCCTGTCCTCCACCACCATGGCGCGCGCCACCGCCCGCGCAGGCTATTTCTACACACCCGAAAACAAAAAACTCGGCACCTTCATCGTCCGCGGGCAGGCAGGCTACGTTTATGCCCGCGAAGGCGAAGACGTACCTTCCAGCCTCATGTTCCGCACCGGCGGCGCCTCTTCCGTACGCGGTTACGAACTCGACAGCATCGGTCTGGCAGGTCCGAACAATTCCGTCCTCCCCGATAGGGCATTACTGGTCGGCAGCCTCGAATACCAATTCCCGATTACCAAAAGCGTATCCGGTGCCGTCTTCCACGATGTCGGCGATGCCGCAGGCAACTTCAAACGCATGAGCATGAAACACGGTACCGGCCTCGGCGTGCGCTGGTTCAGCCCCGTCGCCCCGTTCTCCTTCGACGTCGCCTACGGACACCAAGACAAAAAACTCCGTTGGCACATCAGTTTGGGCACAAGGTTTTAA